From Gammaproteobacteria bacterium, the proteins below share one genomic window:
- a CDS encoding hypothetical protein (Evidence 5 : Unknown function), with translation MVYSIDFRRKVLAIQEQEQLTYAEIASRFGIGIATLTRWRSRLEPKLTREKSATKINRESLARDVEMHPDAYQFERAKRLGVSRSGIGQALKRMRISYKKKTLSHPKANEEKRTAFQERMEVYEAEGRSIVFVDEAGFAVDMPRRNGYAPIGKQDWNAKGRVNAIGALIGMCNALYRNHQ, from the coding sequence ATGGTATATTCAATTGATTTCCGTCGCAAAGTGCTCGCCATACAAGAACAAGAACAGCTCACCTACGCTGAAATCGCAAGCCGCTTTGGAATTGGGATTGCCACTTTGACGCGTTGGCGTTCACGCCTGGAGCCAAAACTAACTCGTGAAAAATCCGCCACGAAAATTAATAGGGAATCGCTGGCGCGTGATGTTGAAATGCACCCTGACGCCTATCAATTCGAGCGAGCTAAACGTTTAGGGGTGAGTAGGAGCGGCATTGGTCAAGCATTAAAACGCATGAGAATCAGCTATAAGAAAAAAACACTATCACACCCAAAAGCAAATGAAGAGAAGAGAACAGCCTTTCAAGAGCGAATGGAAGTATATGAAGCAGAAGGGAGAAGCATAGTTTTTGTCGATGAGGCTGGATTCGCGGTGGATATGCCACGCCGCAATGGCTACGCGCCGATTGGCAAGCAAGATTGGAATGCTAAAGGGCGAGTGAACGCCATTGGAGCGTTGATTGGTATGTGTAACGCTCTTTACCGGAACCATCAATAG